From the Leptospira licerasiae serovar Varillal str. VAR 010 genome, one window contains:
- a CDS encoding acyl-CoA desaturase, producing MAIILSFFAAHWILAAFVQSFYLHRYSAHQMFKLNRFWEKFFYFFTFVVQGSSFLNPRAYAILHRRHHAYSDTAKDPHSPVASKGFFDMMWTTAVVYENILDRKEEVEKEFKGNYPEIPWFDRFADSWFVRLFFGTSYTLFYMAFVPADAVWLYALLPIHYLMGPTHGAIVNWCGHMYGYRNHAKNPDNSKNTLPVDFLIMGELYQNNHHAHPNSPNFAFRWFELDITYQVMKVLHFMGIITIQRAVWTEKGRKELSGTAPSPLADVA from the coding sequence ATGGCAATCATTCTAAGTTTTTTTGCGGCACATTGGATTTTAGCCGCTTTCGTTCAATCGTTCTATTTACATCGTTATTCCGCTCACCAGATGTTCAAACTGAACCGTTTCTGGGAAAAGTTCTTTTACTTCTTTACCTTTGTTGTACAAGGTTCTTCCTTTCTTAATCCGAGAGCGTACGCAATTCTTCACAGAAGACACCACGCTTACAGCGACACCGCAAAAGATCCCCATTCTCCTGTAGCTTCTAAAGGATTTTTCGATATGATGTGGACTACCGCAGTCGTATACGAAAACATTTTAGATCGTAAAGAAGAAGTGGAGAAAGAGTTCAAAGGAAACTATCCTGAGATCCCTTGGTTCGATCGTTTTGCGGACTCTTGGTTCGTTCGTTTGTTCTTCGGAACTTCTTACACTCTTTTCTATATGGCATTCGTTCCTGCGGACGCAGTTTGGTTGTATGCTTTATTACCGATCCATTATCTAATGGGACCAACTCACGGTGCGATCGTGAACTGGTGCGGTCATATGTATGGATATCGCAACCACGCAAAAAATCCCGACAATTCCAAAAACACTTTGCCGGTGGATTTTTTGATCATGGGAGAATTGTACCAAAACAATCATCATGCTCATCCGAACTCTCCGAATTTTGCGTTCCGTTGGTTCGAGCTGGATATCACTTATCAAGTGATGAAGGTACTACATTTTATGGGCATCATCACCATCCAAAGAGCTGTTTGGACCGAAAAAGGAAGAAAAGAACTTTCCGGGACTGCGCCTTCTCCTTTAGCTGATGTAGCTTAA
- a CDS encoding LA_3751/LA_3752 family putative glycosyltransferase gives MSSIFKKRNLLGFLSLLLFCIVLIKSSKPEVSLAYDSRTKSLQTHALVHSGFASEELPYPAKSIDPKEEFLPMPANNYTKLGASTISVFPILLAALATPFYYIAGNQGLPYFNLLGVFVYLWILRKFWRASNSFISLAFFGSYLPILMMEFAEHTLFVALLLASLTFLYKRSGIYAGIFAGLSIWLRHEGIVFAGCILFASWISEGFPPFNKKIKLDKSQTLLFGIGFVSIFAVFILFNYLRYSSLLGPRFHANYGESGIGISDKIQWAIGFLFLNKIDETLRIGFFTYMPFALIGLGILLFNIRKISVRRKTIVLGAFFFLFTIPFLAPNYGFWEWGPRYLSAGIPSVTLVLFWFWNYFARKKKILFQKFVFGILIAIPMIMTFIGLNFLNQSRKQLLKTYTLFHELKADTFIFHDFSVMYFMGNDYLSKNVLCAPKEDSLAGLMRTIAQKEKGKRIALIQIKEELITPEKLEKTRKSPVFDIMLKTEPWKSKNLSSKILEYYPNVQRIDSPFFDIWVGDFEASSKL, from the coding sequence ATGAGCTCTATCTTCAAAAAAAGAAATCTTCTAGGATTCTTATCCCTACTTCTTTTCTGCATCGTTCTCATAAAATCATCGAAACCGGAAGTTTCTCTCGCCTACGATTCCAGAACAAAATCTCTCCAAACACATGCGTTAGTTCACTCAGGTTTTGCATCGGAAGAACTCCCCTACCCCGCAAAATCCATCGATCCAAAAGAAGAATTCCTTCCGATGCCTGCGAATAATTATACGAAATTAGGAGCATCTACCATCTCCGTTTTTCCAATTTTATTGGCAGCACTCGCAACCCCATTTTATTATATTGCAGGCAACCAAGGCTTACCTTATTTCAATTTACTCGGGGTATTTGTATATCTATGGATCTTAAGAAAATTTTGGAGGGCTTCTAACTCTTTTATATCCCTCGCATTTTTCGGATCGTATCTCCCAATCTTAATGATGGAGTTTGCAGAACACACTTTGTTCGTAGCTCTCCTTCTTGCAAGTCTCACCTTTTTATATAAAAGATCCGGAATATATGCCGGAATTTTTGCGGGATTGTCCATTTGGCTTAGACATGAAGGGATCGTATTTGCCGGTTGCATCTTATTTGCTTCGTGGATTAGCGAAGGATTTCCTCCATTTAATAAAAAGATAAAGTTGGACAAGTCTCAAACATTACTCTTCGGAATTGGATTTGTATCCATATTTGCAGTTTTTATCCTATTTAATTATCTTCGCTATTCTTCCCTTTTGGGGCCTAGGTTTCATGCAAATTATGGGGAATCCGGAATCGGCATCTCGGATAAAATCCAATGGGCGATTGGTTTCTTATTCCTGAACAAGATAGACGAGACCTTACGGATCGGTTTTTTCACTTATATGCCGTTTGCTCTGATTGGTCTTGGGATACTTCTTTTTAATATTCGCAAAATTTCTGTGAGAAGAAAAACAATCGTTCTCGGAGCGTTCTTCTTTCTTTTTACGATCCCTTTCTTAGCCCCGAATTACGGATTCTGGGAATGGGGACCTAGATATTTAAGTGCCGGAATTCCTTCTGTGACCTTGGTCCTATTTTGGTTTTGGAATTATTTTGCAAGAAAGAAGAAGATACTCTTCCAAAAGTTCGTCTTTGGAATCTTGATCGCAATACCTATGATCATGACTTTTATTGGTTTAAATTTTTTAAACCAATCCAGAAAACAACTTCTAAAAACCTATACTTTATTCCATGAATTAAAAGCGGATACATTCATATTCCATGATTTTTCCGTAATGTATTTTATGGGAAACGATTACTTATCCAAGAATGTACTATGTGCTCCTAAAGAAGATTCCCTCGCGGGACTTATGAGAACAATTGCTCAAAAAGAAAAAGGTAAAAGGATTGCACTCATCCAAATCAAAGAAGAATTGATCACTCCGGAAAAATTAGAAAAAACCAGAAAAAGTCCCGTTTTCGATATTATGCTTAAAACGGAACCATGGAAAAGTAAAAACCTCTCTTCTAAAATTTTAGAGTATTATCCGAATGTGCAAAGGATAGATTCTCCTTTTTTCGATATTTGGGTGGGAGATTTTGAAGCTTCTTCAAAATTGTAA
- a CDS encoding STAS domain-containing protein translates to MDSLKILEQDAGKEIRVYLVSGRLDESTFPLFKEKVLDVSHANNTVLNLSDLKYVSSSGIRAIFELKNRLTGEGKKLLLTEAGEKVIQIFNLLGLWKPFAHFEKEEDAIAACLKN, encoded by the coding sequence ATGGATAGTTTGAAAATTCTAGAACAGGATGCAGGCAAAGAGATCAGAGTATATTTGGTTTCCGGCCGACTAGACGAGTCCACCTTCCCTCTATTTAAGGAAAAAGTATTGGATGTGAGTCATGCAAACAATACCGTTCTGAATTTATCGGATCTTAAGTATGTTTCCAGTTCCGGAATTCGTGCAATCTTCGAATTAAAGAACAGACTCACTGGAGAAGGTAAAAAACTTTTACTCACGGAAGCTGGAGAAAAGGTAATTCAGATCTTTAATTTATTAGGTCTTTGGAAACCTTTCGCTCATTTCGAAAAAGAAGAAGACGCAATCGCCGCCTGTCTTAAAAACTAA
- a CDS encoding PhoX family protein, translating into MKVSRSDFLKYMGKGMLALTAARTLDLFSEPAKEPSKKVHSSHSSVTKTKKGISPKIPGSNFKPLRPSIQDDLILAAGFTYDLIAVYGDKINSKGDTFGYAADFNCFFQFPNDPNSALLWTNHEYLNELEYYVTGYDYNQKGPNNRTPEQIEKYLYSLGGSVIGLRKSNGSWVLDPESKYGRRINGMSEFQLKGPVAGSDTISNKTKVRGTFANCSGGQTFWNTVLSCEENYEMVVEDCKLEDSKEYGWIIEVDPFDPSSIPVKHTALGRFSHENAALTVSPSGKLVVYMGDDSKDQCVYKFVSEKNYDPKKGKLNSELLEQGTLYVGNFEKCVWVPLDLEKNPNLKNAKDKEGNLKFKTQADILVYCRDAAKTAGGTPMDRPEDLEVHPLDKSVFVSFTNNDSHGNFYGQIVRIKEENSDAESVRFEFEVFVAGGGKSGFSSPDNLAFDSSGNLWMVTDMTTRLLGKSIFKKFGNNGMFFIPTSGDDSGKAFQFASAPIGAELTGPWFTPDEEFLFLSVQHPGEDTKDYDLPTSRWPARTKGDMPRPGVVAIRRA; encoded by the coding sequence ATGAAGGTATCTAGGTCCGACTTTTTGAAATATATGGGAAAGGGGATGCTTGCTTTGACTGCGGCCCGGACCTTGGATCTGTTTTCCGAACCCGCAAAAGAGCCTTCTAAAAAAGTACATTCTTCGCATTCTTCCGTTACAAAAACAAAAAAAGGGATCTCTCCTAAAATTCCGGGAAGTAATTTTAAACCTCTACGCCCTAGTATTCAAGACGATCTTATCTTAGCGGCAGGTTTTACTTATGATCTGATCGCAGTGTACGGAGATAAGATCAACTCTAAGGGAGATACTTTCGGTTATGCTGCGGATTTTAACTGCTTCTTCCAATTCCCGAACGATCCAAATTCCGCGCTTCTTTGGACCAATCACGAATACTTAAACGAATTGGAATATTATGTAACCGGTTACGATTACAACCAAAAAGGTCCCAACAATAGAACGCCTGAACAGATAGAAAAGTATCTTTATTCTTTAGGGGGTTCGGTGATAGGGCTACGCAAATCCAATGGCTCTTGGGTATTAGATCCTGAATCTAAATACGGCAGGAGGATAAACGGAATGTCGGAATTCCAACTGAAAGGTCCCGTTGCCGGCTCTGATACGATCTCAAACAAAACAAAAGTGCGGGGTACGTTTGCCAATTGTTCCGGAGGACAAACATTTTGGAATACCGTTCTTTCTTGCGAAGAGAACTACGAAATGGTAGTAGAAGATTGTAAGCTGGAAGACTCTAAAGAATACGGTTGGATCATAGAAGTGGATCCTTTTGATCCTTCTTCCATTCCGGTAAAACATACTGCACTCGGAAGATTCTCTCATGAGAATGCTGCTTTAACTGTTTCCCCTTCCGGAAAATTGGTTGTGTATATGGGAGATGATTCTAAGGACCAATGTGTTTATAAGTTTGTCTCCGAAAAGAATTACGATCCTAAAAAAGGAAAATTAAACTCAGAACTTTTAGAACAAGGGACTTTATACGTAGGTAATTTTGAAAAATGTGTTTGGGTTCCACTGGATCTGGAAAAAAATCCGAATCTAAAGAACGCAAAAGATAAAGAAGGAAATCTTAAATTTAAGACCCAAGCGGACATTTTGGTATACTGTAGGGACGCTGCAAAGACTGCAGGCGGAACCCCGATGGACAGACCGGAAGATCTGGAAGTCCATCCATTAGATAAATCTGTTTTTGTTTCTTTTACCAACAATGATTCACACGGAAATTTTTACGGACAGATCGTTCGTATCAAGGAAGAGAATTCGGATGCGGAGTCGGTCCGTTTTGAGTTCGAAGTGTTCGTTGCTGGAGGAGGGAAAAGCGGATTTTCTTCTCCCGATAATTTGGCTTTTGATTCTTCCGGAAATCTTTGGATGGTGACCGACATGACCACTCGTTTGTTAGGAAAATCCATCTTCAAAAAATTCGGGAACAACGGTATGTTCTTTATTCCCACAAGCGGAGATGATTCTGGCAAAGCATTTCAATTCGCCTCCGCGCCGATAGGTGCGGAACTTACAGGTCCTTGGTTTACGCCTGATGAAGAGTTTTTATTCTTATCGGTCCAACATCCGGGAGAAGATACCAAGGATTATGATCTTCCTACAAGCCGTTGGCCTGCCAGAACAAAGGGAGATATGCCTAGACCGGGAGTGGTCGCGATCAGAAGAGCTTAG
- a CDS encoding NAD(+)/NADH kinase, with the protein MSAEMRKKIESVLVVIKRTKYELDLESYGSLEEFKRVAQIQNDSFSRIYQSHLRQIQSREELKRTFPNGKFIFREELENIDIARYDLVIALGGDNHFTYVAHHALDNLVLGCNSDPETSVGALLSFHTSDISKAVAQNWENIIIEEWPRINVRIEYPNGQAIETFQGISEISIRNNSPDLTSRFLISHEQVSEEQKCSGLLVYTGAGSTGWVMSCENKDVSFDKQEPYFKVYCRELRKKESFQYKLDHFTVHNSFRLISEMRGGISIDSLAERIYDFPPGAKADFSVSPERLRVVVQKHG; encoded by the coding sequence ATGTCGGCGGAAATGCGAAAAAAGATCGAATCTGTTCTGGTAGTCATTAAAAGAACAAAGTATGAATTAGATCTGGAGAGTTACGGCTCTCTAGAAGAATTCAAAAGAGTAGCACAGATCCAAAATGATTCATTCTCTAGGATCTACCAATCTCACCTAAGACAGATCCAAAGCAGAGAAGAATTAAAACGTACTTTCCCCAATGGAAAGTTCATCTTTAGGGAAGAATTAGAAAATATAGATATTGCGCGCTATGATCTGGTGATCGCGTTAGGTGGAGACAATCATTTTACTTACGTTGCCCATCATGCCTTGGACAATTTAGTTCTGGGATGTAATTCGGATCCTGAAACTTCTGTCGGAGCCCTTTTATCCTTTCATACCTCCGATATTTCAAAGGCAGTTGCCCAAAATTGGGAGAACATAATTATAGAAGAATGGCCCAGGATCAATGTTCGGATAGAATATCCGAACGGGCAAGCGATAGAGACATTCCAAGGGATCAGCGAAATTTCTATCCGTAATAATAGTCCCGACTTAACGAGCCGATTTCTGATCTCTCACGAACAAGTCTCCGAAGAACAGAAATGTTCGGGCCTTTTAGTATATACCGGAGCAGGTTCTACTGGTTGGGTTATGTCTTGCGAAAATAAAGACGTAAGCTTTGACAAGCAAGAGCCCTATTTCAAAGTGTACTGTAGAGAGTTGCGTAAGAAGGAAAGTTTCCAATACAAATTGGATCACTTTACGGTTCACAATTCTTTCCGTCTAATATCCGAAATGCGCGGGGGGATCTCAATCGATTCCTTGGCGGAACGTATTTACGATTTCCCTCCCGGGGCAAAAGCGGACTTTTCCGTTTCTCCGGAAAGATTGCGGGTGGTGGTGCAAAAACATGGATAG
- a CDS encoding SpoIIE family protein phosphatase, with protein MSFRQKIFLILGASQLLLVLILAITFIQMIDQVKNEPQDKRALDRSLEFRKELKHKEEVIRLLLKEIERNQKTLSILENGLGNRGILQGNLEYIKGIMTQYGLSIFEIHDKTGHVYFRFHRPADYGDDKSGQKIVQEALQGRIASTLEIGHSGLGLRVTAPLRNGGIMMVGQVVDDKFIQTITGSEDVHLAIYEKDKLISFSDATISKYLGDRKPKDLAGISRFTLEGRHYYLTQVPYENQGLSNLKLDFVLLIDETELYESTRNLWLYCGLIALAVFGGILFASYRFSRDIIDAVKALNFAMQNPNEDESKIVDLNRSDELGEMAEVFIEMKKDLLDHQMFLEKKVEEKTKELQETLDDLRALKEKQDGDYYLTSLLLRPLATTKYQSPNTKISGILRQKKTFVFRKKEADIGGDLVSISEITLYGKKYLAIMNSDAMGKSIQGAGGALVMGTVFKAIVTRTQLSRSNQKKTPEKWLKDCYTELQNVFVTFDGTMLVSALLCLLDEETGALYSINAEHPNMVLYRDAKASFLDSDFPIRKLGFSENTTEPLVRVDKLEAGDRIFLGSDGRDDILLYDPNFPEPVMNEDEYLFLRFVELSGGNLEDLERLINAAGEVSDDLSLLSISYKEVEVPSSRAKVVSDDYNRLLQIGIKEYKKGNTEKTKEVFAQALAIDDSDPALYKQMARICINAKEFDEGAKYTEAYLSKIPFDNEYIFYLSYCLRKTKDYWKSLEFAEKLRSREPENIRNLKHLVALYRLTGNRMKFRTTMSVLKSILADSDPKTNNSSEPALV; from the coding sequence ATGAGTTTTAGACAAAAAATTTTTCTCATTCTGGGAGCAAGTCAGCTTCTATTAGTACTTATTCTGGCGATTACATTCATTCAAATGATCGACCAAGTTAAAAACGAACCTCAGGACAAAAGAGCATTAGACCGTTCTCTGGAGTTCAGGAAGGAACTAAAACATAAGGAAGAAGTCATCCGCCTTCTTCTTAAAGAAATAGAAAGAAACCAAAAGACCCTTTCCATTTTAGAGAATGGTTTGGGGAATAGAGGTATCCTACAAGGCAACCTGGAATATATCAAAGGGATCATGACTCAGTATGGTCTTTCTATCTTTGAGATCCATGATAAGACGGGTCATGTCTATTTTAGATTCCATAGACCGGCCGATTATGGGGACGATAAGTCGGGGCAGAAGATAGTGCAAGAGGCTTTACAAGGTAGGATCGCTTCGACACTGGAGATCGGCCATAGCGGTCTTGGACTTAGGGTCACTGCCCCTCTTAGGAACGGCGGGATCATGATGGTGGGCCAGGTGGTGGATGATAAGTTTATCCAAACAATCACCGGTTCGGAAGACGTTCACCTAGCCATTTATGAAAAAGACAAACTGATCTCTTTTTCGGACGCTACCATCTCAAAATATTTAGGAGATAGAAAACCGAAAGACCTTGCTGGAATTTCCAGATTCACCTTAGAAGGAAGACATTATTATCTCACTCAGGTCCCTTACGAAAACCAAGGATTAAGTAATCTTAAATTAGATTTCGTTCTCTTGATAGATGAGACAGAACTTTACGAATCTACTCGAAATCTTTGGTTGTATTGCGGACTGATTGCTCTTGCGGTGTTCGGCGGTATCTTATTCGCATCTTATAGATTTTCTAGGGATATTATAGACGCGGTAAAGGCACTCAACTTTGCGATGCAGAACCCTAATGAAGACGAATCCAAAATTGTGGACTTAAATCGTTCTGACGAATTAGGGGAAATGGCGGAAGTATTCATCGAAATGAAAAAGGATCTTTTGGATCACCAAATGTTCCTGGAGAAAAAGGTGGAGGAGAAGACGAAAGAATTGCAGGAAACCCTGGATGATCTCCGCGCTTTGAAAGAAAAGCAAGACGGAGATTACTATCTGACTTCCTTACTACTTCGTCCGCTTGCTACCACTAAATACCAAAGTCCGAATACTAAGATCAGCGGTATATTAAGACAAAAGAAAACTTTCGTATTCAGAAAGAAAGAGGCGGATATCGGTGGAGACCTAGTTTCCATCAGTGAGATCACATTATACGGTAAAAAATATTTGGCCATCATGAACTCGGACGCAATGGGTAAATCCATCCAAGGCGCAGGTGGTGCCCTCGTAATGGGGACAGTATTCAAGGCAATCGTTACAAGGACCCAACTTTCCAGAAGTAACCAAAAGAAAACTCCTGAAAAATGGCTAAAAGATTGTTACACCGAATTACAAAACGTGTTCGTTACATTCGACGGTACGATGCTGGTTTCCGCTTTGCTATGCCTTTTGGATGAAGAGACAGGAGCATTATATTCTATTAATGCAGAACATCCCAATATGGTGTTATATAGGGACGCAAAAGCGAGTTTCTTAGATTCGGACTTCCCTATTCGTAAATTAGGTTTCTCAGAAAATACTACCGAACCCTTGGTGAGAGTGGATAAATTGGAAGCCGGCGACAGGATTTTCCTAGGTTCCGACGGAAGAGACGATATTTTACTCTATGACCCGAATTTTCCGGAACCTGTGATGAACGAGGATGAGTATTTATTCTTAAGATTTGTGGAACTTTCCGGCGGAAATTTAGAGGATTTAGAAAGATTGATCAACGCAGCAGGAGAAGTTTCAGACGATTTAAGTCTTTTGAGCATTAGCTATAAGGAAGTAGAAGTTCCTTCTTCCCGCGCAAAAGTTGTCTCGGATGATTACAACAGACTTCTGCAGATCGGGATCAAAGAATATAAAAAGGGAAATACCGAAAAGACTAAAGAAGTTTTTGCACAAGCATTAGCGATAGACGATTCGGACCCGGCGCTTTACAAACAAATGGCCAGGATCTGCATCAATGCGAAAGAATTCGATGAAGGTGCTAAATATACGGAGGCTTATCTTTCCAAGATACCATTCGACAACGAGTATATCTTCTATCTTTCCTATTGTCTTAGAAAAACCAAGGATTACTGGAAGTCTTTGGAATTCGCTGAAAAACTCAGATCCAGAGAACCTGAAAATATTAGGAATCTAAAACATTTGGTGGCCCTGTACAGACTTACAGGAAATCGAATGAAGTTTAGGACCACTATGTCCGTTCTGAAATCGATCCTGGCAGACTCGGACCCTAAGACAAATAATTCTTCAGAACCCGCATTGGTCTGA
- a CDS encoding protein kinase: MTVRFAEKELKELIQEASQGEKYPLAKLISELEKPDSFEFRKVLFKELESSGFNGDKSVTIGFTGTPGAGKSSLLGEISTNFLQTESDKKMAVVAIDPSSHISGGSLLGDRTRLSLPVREKRIFFRSQPSQLELGGLNPYTYHVIRLLRCFFDFIFVETVGIGQNEIEVSKLADLSFLVMVPLGGDQIQFMKSGIMEVPDAFILNKCDEENLASASYHTLSTTLEFLRDIVPGGSIPPIFLTSVKTKKGIPELLDYVLKSKPHTKRFSETKVQIEKWIKTEYGNFGLKILAQTQIDPKSSFEEVETSAKTEIEKRYK, encoded by the coding sequence ATGACCGTACGGTTTGCAGAAAAGGAACTTAAAGAACTGATCCAAGAAGCTTCTCAAGGGGAAAAATATCCTCTTGCGAAGCTGATCAGTGAACTCGAAAAACCGGATTCATTCGAATTTCGTAAAGTTCTATTCAAAGAATTAGAAAGTTCGGGCTTTAACGGGGACAAATCAGTCACCATCGGGTTTACAGGAACTCCAGGCGCGGGAAAATCCTCTCTATTAGGCGAGATCTCCACCAATTTTTTACAAACAGAATCCGATAAAAAAATGGCGGTAGTCGCCATAGATCCCTCCAGTCATATCAGCGGAGGTTCCCTACTCGGAGATAGAACTAGATTATCCTTACCGGTCAGAGAAAAAAGGATCTTTTTCAGATCCCAACCTAGCCAACTAGAACTAGGAGGTCTGAATCCGTACACCTACCATGTGATCCGACTCCTCCGTTGTTTTTTCGATTTTATATTCGTGGAAACGGTTGGAATCGGCCAAAACGAGATAGAAGTATCGAAACTCGCAGATCTTTCCTTTTTAGTAATGGTGCCGCTCGGCGGAGATCAGATCCAATTCATGAAAAGCGGGATTATGGAAGTCCCAGATGCATTCATATTAAACAAATGTGATGAAGAAAATCTTGCGAGCGCAAGTTATCATACACTCTCCACTACTTTGGAGTTTTTGAGAGATATCGTTCCGGGAGGGAGTATCCCCCCTATTTTCCTGACCAGTGTAAAAACTAAAAAAGGGATCCCAGAACTTTTGGATTATGTTTTAAAAAGTAAACCTCATACTAAAAGATTTTCGGAAACGAAAGTACAGATCGAAAAATGGATCAAGACAGAATATGGGAATTTTGGGCTTAAGATTTTAGCCCAAACTCAAATTGATCCAAAAAGTTCTTTCGAAGAAGTAGAAACTTCTGCTAAAACCGAAATCGAAAAAAGATACAAATAA
- a CDS encoding ankyrin repeat domain-containing protein gives MKFSSGLFFSTLLLLFSFSSSFSEEIKFVHPTNAVGGTFSGIKKRAELPSPTVSGDGLKAVAIVGEVDGNEGPKTREYVNNIKGLVKVLKDRGVSVSEFYPPNNPWSGIKEASQNANIVLYAGHGVGTNLDQPPYDQRTVGGFYLGKEFVSNEQISSGLKPAPGAIILFLGACFTAGNMAYDMGVIRDEETKKRISMYSSPFLETGFKGYYATWAPWTAQTIIALLFTNKNYGDVYFSQTNPQEVTKISHPNFSKSYLYYHTKPPASKPIYDYAFAGDPSSVIRSDNSNTNSETKISEEEILNQNRILISSLYDKNENKSLESLEKGADPNADYLGWKPIHLAIVFDLPNVVKELVRKKASINAQAEGYTPLSMALAYERKEIAEFLEKEGGTRSRAAFKKPNIPNLKK, from the coding sequence ATGAAATTCTCGTCCGGTTTATTCTTCTCCACGCTTCTACTTTTATTTTCTTTTAGTTCTTCTTTTTCAGAAGAAATTAAATTTGTTCACCCTACTAATGCCGTCGGCGGTACGTTCTCCGGGATCAAAAAAAGAGCGGAACTTCCCTCGCCTACCGTTTCCGGCGATGGTTTAAAAGCGGTGGCAATCGTTGGCGAAGTCGACGGAAACGAAGGTCCCAAGACCAGAGAATATGTGAACAATATCAAAGGACTTGTAAAAGTCTTAAAAGACAGAGGAGTTTCCGTCAGCGAATTTTATCCTCCGAATAATCCTTGGTCAGGAATCAAAGAAGCTTCACAAAATGCGAATATAGTTCTGTATGCGGGACATGGGGTCGGTACCAATTTGGACCAACCACCTTATGATCAGAGAACCGTAGGTGGATTCTATTTGGGAAAAGAATTCGTTTCTAACGAGCAAATTTCTTCCGGTTTAAAACCTGCACCGGGGGCGATCATTCTATTCTTAGGAGCTTGTTTTACTGCGGGCAATATGGCATACGATATGGGAGTGATCCGGGACGAAGAAACTAAAAAGAGGATCTCCATGTATTCTTCTCCTTTTCTGGAGACCGGATTCAAAGGTTATTATGCTACTTGGGCGCCTTGGACAGCTCAGACAATTATAGCATTATTATTTACTAATAAAAACTATGGGGACGTTTATTTCAGCCAAACAAATCCTCAGGAAGTGACTAAAATTTCTCATCCGAATTTTTCGAAATCATATTTGTATTATCATACGAAACCTCCTGCATCAAAACCTATTTATGATTATGCATTTGCGGGAGATCCTTCCAGTGTGATCCGATCCGATAATTCAAACACCAATTCCGAAACCAAAATTTCGGAAGAAGAAATACTGAATCAAAATCGTATCTTGATTTCCAGCTTATACGATAAGAATGAGAATAAATCCCTGGAGTCGCTTGAAAAGGGCGCAGATCCGAATGCGGATTATTTAGGTTGGAAACCGATCCATCTTGCGATCGTATTCGATCTTCCGAATGTAGTTAAGGAGCTTGTCCGTAAAAAAGCTTCCATCAATGCTCAGGCAGAAGGTTATACCCCTTTGTCCATGGCGCTTGCTTATGAACGCAAAGAGATCGCTGAGTTTTTGGAAAAAGAAGGCGGGACCAGAAGTAGGGCCGCATTTAAAAAACCGAATATTCCGAATTTAAAGAAGTAG